One segment of Stenotrophomonas sp. SAU14A_NAIMI4_8 DNA contains the following:
- the tatC gene encoding twin-arginine translocase subunit TatC — protein MSDQDFGESSLVEHLVELRARLVRALLGLGVVLLGLLPFTQKLYTALAHPLVSQLPNGQTMIATNPAGAFFAPLKLTFFVALFVAVPWLLYQLWAFVAPGLYAREKRLAVPLLVSSVLLFYTGCAFAYFLVLPAVFHFLTTFSPEVIALTPDANAYLDFVLAIFFAFGGSFELPVAMVILVLLGWVTPQQFKEGRGYAIVGIFVVAAVLTPPDVVSQLMLAIPMCLLYELGIHAARWLVPSSVAKKPAA, from the coding sequence ATGAGCGACCAGGACTTCGGCGAAAGCTCGCTGGTCGAGCATCTGGTTGAACTGCGCGCGCGCCTGGTGCGTGCGCTGCTGGGCCTGGGCGTGGTGCTGCTGGGCTTGTTGCCGTTCACCCAGAAGCTGTACACCGCGCTGGCGCATCCGCTGGTATCGCAGCTGCCGAACGGGCAGACGATGATCGCCACCAATCCGGCCGGTGCGTTCTTCGCGCCGTTGAAGCTGACCTTCTTCGTGGCCCTGTTCGTGGCCGTGCCCTGGCTGCTGTACCAGCTGTGGGCGTTCGTGGCGCCGGGCCTGTATGCCCGCGAAAAGCGCCTGGCGGTGCCGCTGCTGGTGTCGTCGGTGCTGCTGTTCTACACCGGCTGCGCGTTCGCCTACTTCCTGGTGCTGCCGGCGGTGTTCCACTTCCTGACCACCTTCAGCCCGGAAGTGATCGCGCTCACCCCCGATGCGAATGCCTACCTGGATTTCGTGCTGGCGATCTTCTTCGCCTTCGGCGGCAGCTTCGAACTGCCGGTGGCGATGGTGATCCTGGTGCTGCTGGGCTGGGTGACGCCGCAGCAGTTCAAGGAAGGCCGCGGCTACGCGATCGTCGGCATCTTCGTGGTGGCCGCCGTGCTGACCCCGCCGGACGTGGTGTCACAGCTGATGCTGGCCATTCCCATGTGCCTGCTGTACGAACTGGGCATCCACGCCGCACGCTGGCTGGTGCCGTCGTCGGTGGCGAAGAAACCCGCCGCCTGA
- the tatB gene encoding Sec-independent protein translocase protein TatB — protein MFDIGFSELLVIAVVALVVLGPERLPKAARFAGLWVRRARNQWDSVKQELERELHAEEIKRQMQDVRQSMQDTESQLRASGEAVRREATQAQQHGDALADEVRAPTPAAAQTPPHLLDTPAPPATRADATPATDAASTPATPPERQP, from the coding sequence GTGTTTGATATTGGCTTCAGCGAACTGCTGGTGATTGCCGTGGTCGCCCTGGTGGTGCTCGGTCCCGAGCGCCTGCCCAAGGCGGCCCGCTTCGCCGGCCTGTGGGTGCGCCGTGCGCGCAATCAGTGGGATTCGGTGAAGCAGGAGCTGGAACGCGAACTGCACGCCGAGGAGATCAAGCGGCAGATGCAGGACGTGCGGCAGAGCATGCAGGACACCGAAAGCCAGTTGCGCGCCAGTGGTGAAGCGGTGCGCCGCGAAGCCACGCAGGCGCAGCAGCACGGCGACGCGCTGGCCGACGAAGTGCGGGCGCCGACACCGGCCGCGGCGCAGACCCCGCCGCATCTGTTGGATACGCCGGCACCCCCGGCAACCCGGGCCGATGCCACGCCCGCGACAGATGCCGCCTCGACGCCGGCCACACCGCCGGAGCGCCAGCCATGA
- the tatA gene encoding Sec-independent protein translocase subunit TatA, whose amino-acid sequence MGSFSIWHWLVVLAIVLLVFGTKRLTSGAKDLGSAVKEFKKGMRDEDKPAAQLGDESRSQDASRTAQDEHDRTPR is encoded by the coding sequence ATGGGCAGTTTCAGCATCTGGCATTGGTTGGTCGTGCTGGCCATCGTACTGCTGGTGTTCGGCACCAAGCGCCTGACCAGCGGCGCCAAGGATCTCGGCTCGGCGGTGAAGGAATTCAAGAAGGGCATGCGTGACGAGGACAAGCCCGCCGCGCAGCTGGGCGACGAATCGCGCAGCCAGGACGCCTCGCGCACCGCGCAGGACGAGCACGACCGCACCCCGCGTTGA
- a CDS encoding YSC84-related protein, with amino-acid sequence MRRPIQALLIAASLLSSQAMAGPQEDQRARNAVRVLAEIQEIPEQGIPDKLLDEGRAVIVIPDTIKAGLVIGGRRGHGLMSVRMPNGAWSNPVFIKLTGGSIGFQAGVQSSDVVLVFRNDRSLDNLVNGKFTLGADAGVAAGPVGRNAAAATDGQLKAEIWSWSRARGLFAGVALDGAVLQIDDAANLDAYGSNTTPRMIFEGRAVGAPSMDVVAFRDRLEEATYAARNNRNGNGATASAPPPPPQGSQPAPVQAPPAEATTAPLQNVPQNPPPQQQGFQPVGDGEIRTETLGGN; translated from the coding sequence ATGCGTCGCCCGATCCAAGCCCTGCTGATCGCCGCCAGCCTGCTTTCCAGCCAGGCCATGGCCGGACCGCAGGAAGACCAGCGCGCCCGCAACGCGGTGCGTGTGCTGGCTGAAATCCAGGAAATCCCCGAGCAGGGAATTCCGGACAAACTGCTGGACGAAGGCCGCGCGGTCATCGTCATTCCCGACACGATCAAGGCTGGTCTGGTCATCGGTGGCCGCCGCGGCCACGGCCTGATGTCGGTGCGCATGCCCAACGGTGCCTGGTCGAACCCGGTATTCATCAAGCTGACCGGCGGCAGCATCGGCTTCCAGGCCGGTGTGCAGTCGTCCGACGTGGTGCTGGTGTTCCGCAATGACCGCAGCCTGGACAATCTGGTCAACGGCAAGTTCACCCTGGGCGCCGACGCCGGCGTGGCTGCGGGCCCGGTGGGGCGCAACGCTGCCGCCGCCACCGACGGCCAGCTGAAGGCGGAAATCTGGTCGTGGTCGCGCGCGCGTGGCCTGTTCGCCGGCGTGGCCCTGGATGGTGCGGTGCTGCAGATCGACGATGCCGCCAACCTGGATGCCTACGGCAGCAACACCACCCCGCGCATGATCTTCGAAGGCCGTGCCGTGGGCGCGCCGTCGATGGACGTGGTGGCCTTCCGCGACCGTCTGGAAGAGGCGACCTACGCCGCGCGCAACAACCGCAACGGCAATGGCGCCACTGCCAGCGCACCGCCGCCGCCGCCGCAGGGCAGCCAGCCTGCGCCTGTTCAGGCGCCGCCGGCCGAGGCGACCACCGCGCCGCTGCAGAACGTGCCGCAGAACCCGCCGCCGCAGCAGCAGGGCTTCCAGCCGGTGGGCGACGGTGAAATCCGCACCGAGACGCTGGGCGGCAACTGA
- the hemH gene encoding ferrochelatase gives MLDAPDTAVLAVNLGTPETPTAPAVRRYLAEFLSDPRVVSIPALLWQPLLRGLILPLRSSRSAAKYAQVWLPEGSPLMVYTRQLAQAMQAELPQLRVRHAMRYGEPALARELDRLVSEGVRRIAVLPLYPQYSTTTTASVEDRVTDWQRRNPGVHISLVQDYAIDPQWVAAVAASIRAYWDTHGRGQTLMFSFHGIPQRLADAGDPYPQRCEASAAAIAAALGLGADEWQLGYQSRFGRERWLQPYAEPRLWELAEAGVKTIDVVCPGFATDCLETLEEVAMGFTETLAERGAQMRYIPCLNASVDHARALARLATAALA, from the coding sequence ATGCTCGACGCACCCGATACCGCCGTGCTGGCGGTCAACCTAGGCACGCCCGAGACGCCGACGGCCCCCGCCGTACGCCGTTACCTGGCTGAATTCCTGTCCGACCCCCGCGTGGTCTCCATTCCGGCGCTGCTGTGGCAGCCGCTGCTGCGCGGGCTCATCCTGCCGCTGCGCAGCAGCCGTTCGGCCGCCAAGTACGCCCAGGTGTGGCTGCCCGAGGGCTCCCCGCTGATGGTCTACACCCGCCAGCTGGCGCAGGCCATGCAGGCCGAGCTGCCGCAGCTGCGCGTGCGCCATGCCATGCGCTACGGTGAGCCGGCGCTGGCCCGCGAACTGGACCGGCTGGTCAGCGAGGGCGTGCGCCGCATCGCGGTGCTGCCGCTGTATCCGCAGTACTCGACCACCACCACCGCCTCGGTGGAAGACCGGGTGACCGACTGGCAGCGCCGCAACCCCGGCGTGCACATCAGCCTGGTGCAGGACTACGCCATCGACCCGCAGTGGGTGGCCGCGGTCGCCGCGTCCATCCGCGCCTACTGGGACACGCATGGCCGCGGGCAGACGCTGATGTTTTCCTTCCACGGCATTCCGCAGCGCCTGGCCGACGCCGGCGACCCGTATCCGCAGCGCTGCGAAGCCAGCGCCGCCGCCATTGCCGCCGCCCTGGGCCTGGGCGCGGACGAATGGCAGCTGGGCTACCAGTCGCGCTTCGGCCGCGAACGCTGGCTGCAGCCCTACGCCGAACCGCGCCTGTGGGAGCTGGCCGAGGCCGGGGTGAAGACGATCGATGTGGTCTGCCCGGGCTTCGCCACCGATTGCCTGGAAACCCTGGAAGAGGTGGCGATGGGCTTCACCGAAACCCTGGCCGAGCGCGGCGCGCAGATGCGCTACATCCCCTGCCTGAACGCCAGCGTCGACCACGCCCGCGCCTTGGCCCGGCTGGCCACGGCTGCGCTGGCATGA
- a CDS encoding alpha/beta hydrolase — protein sequence MSLQPFELSVAGARVAGLRQAGPGPRVLALHGWLDNAASFVPLAAHLQQLDLVAIDLPGHGHSAHLPPGAPYTTPAAITHVLDVADALGWDRFTLIGHSMGAGIASLTAAVSERVQRLVAIEALGGLRGPEEETAERLRDHVRASRALARKQLRVFADLAAPVRARMMANQLSEGCARLLVERGVEAVEGGYRWCSDPRLMLPTAIRLSEGQIDNLLQAIACPTQVIYATPAQSYYPEPMRSERLQHLRDGRLAVFAGNHHLHMEHPAQIAAVINAFLGEPNAG from the coding sequence ATGAGTCTGCAGCCGTTTGAACTGAGCGTGGCCGGCGCGCGCGTGGCCGGCCTGCGCCAGGCAGGCCCCGGCCCCCGCGTGCTGGCCCTGCATGGCTGGCTGGACAATGCGGCCAGCTTCGTCCCGCTGGCCGCACACCTGCAGCAGCTGGATCTGGTGGCCATCGATCTGCCAGGTCACGGCCACAGTGCACACCTGCCGCCCGGCGCGCCCTACACCACCCCGGCCGCCATCACTCATGTGCTGGACGTGGCCGATGCGCTGGGCTGGGATCGGTTCACCCTGATCGGCCACTCCATGGGTGCCGGCATCGCCAGCCTGACCGCAGCCGTGAGCGAACGCGTGCAGCGCTTGGTGGCCATCGAGGCCTTGGGCGGACTACGCGGACCAGAAGAAGAAACCGCCGAACGCCTGCGCGACCATGTGCGGGCCAGCCGTGCGCTGGCGCGCAAGCAGTTGCGGGTGTTCGCCGACCTGGCCGCACCGGTGCGCGCACGCATGATGGCCAACCAGCTCAGCGAGGGCTGCGCGCGCCTGCTGGTGGAGCGTGGCGTGGAAGCCGTGGAAGGCGGTTATCGCTGGTGCAGCGATCCGCGCCTGATGCTGCCCACCGCCATCCGTCTCAGCGAAGGGCAGATCGACAACCTGCTGCAGGCCATTGCCTGCCCCACCCAGGTGATCTACGCCACGCCGGCGCAGTCGTACTACCCCGAGCCGATGCGCAGCGAGCGCCTGCAGCACCTGCGCGACGGGCGCCTGGCCGTGTTCGCCGGCAACCATCACCTGCACATGGAACACCCCGCGCAGATCGCCGCGGTCATCAACGCCTTCCTCGGCGAGCCCAACGCCGGCTGA
- a CDS encoding methyl-accepting chemotaxis protein has protein sequence MSAVPPPPRAQKPARPPYLHALARRADHRLLLLSAALAVTGVALAWRGSPLLAAIIAAAWLPSLLLATRFAGQPVARNGLAVLLSLQVAAVCASISVAPALPQCVLLACLLAYRDRGPLWSAGVAGALCAMVPALQAGAWLPALPQAVLVAAAAVMMGQAAQRLRQQTEALGHGPRRLAALARDIATGADLAAHANTQDYLPGTLAHALADTARHVQAQRSRDTALHAENAQIRQALDASRTSMMIADNDHVIRYVNRSVVALLRNQQATLREAFPDFDAERLVGTSIHRFHANPDRIRAILDGLQVAHNGKVRIGPVHFAQVVTPVFDAQGTRLGFAVEWHDRTHELLLENAVADIVSAAAAGDLDQRLRPAEGASFLDGLTGGINQLLETVGSTVEEVRQMLAALAQGDLDRRMQGDYQGAFAAIARDANATAQQLSSMVGHIQQCAAAISSAASEIAAGNGALSERSERQAAHLQETAASMEELTATVRQNASHARQASELASSTQGVASEGDRAMQRVVDTMQAIEAASRRIGDITGVIDGIAFQTNILALNAAVEAARAGEQGRGFAVVASEVRVLAQRSASAAHEIKALIDEAGREVGEGAQLVADAGRRMQGIVSGVQDVSQLMQEISGASQEQSSGIEQINQTVVQMDQATQQNAALVEEATAAARELQAQAGALSAAVAVFHRDREPALID, from the coding sequence ATGTCTGCCGTACCCCCACCCCCGCGCGCGCAGAAACCTGCCCGCCCCCCGTATCTGCACGCGCTGGCGCGCCGCGCCGATCATCGCCTGCTGCTGCTCAGTGCCGCCCTGGCGGTGACCGGTGTGGCCCTGGCGTGGCGCGGTTCACCGCTGCTGGCGGCGATCATCGCGGCGGCGTGGCTGCCGTCGCTGCTGCTGGCCACGCGCTTTGCGGGCCAACCGGTCGCGCGCAACGGGCTGGCGGTGCTGTTGTCGCTGCAGGTCGCTGCCGTATGTGCGTCCATCAGTGTGGCCCCGGCGTTGCCGCAGTGCGTGCTGCTGGCGTGCCTGTTGGCCTACCGCGACCGTGGCCCGCTGTGGTCGGCCGGCGTGGCGGGCGCGCTTTGCGCGATGGTGCCTGCCCTGCAGGCAGGTGCATGGTTGCCGGCACTGCCGCAGGCCGTGCTGGTCGCCGCAGCGGCCGTAATGATGGGCCAGGCCGCACAGCGCCTGCGCCAGCAGACCGAGGCACTGGGGCACGGTCCACGCCGCCTGGCCGCGCTGGCGCGTGATATCGCCACCGGCGCCGACCTTGCCGCGCATGCCAACACGCAGGACTACCTGCCCGGCACCCTGGCCCATGCGCTGGCCGATACCGCGCGCCACGTGCAGGCGCAGCGCAGCCGCGACACGGCCCTGCACGCCGAGAACGCGCAGATCCGCCAGGCGCTGGACGCCTCGCGCACGTCGATGATGATCGCCGACAACGATCACGTGATCCGCTACGTGAACCGCTCGGTGGTGGCCCTGCTGCGCAACCAGCAGGCCACGCTGCGCGAAGCCTTCCCGGATTTCGACGCCGAACGACTGGTAGGCACCAGCATCCACCGCTTCCATGCCAACCCCGATCGCATCCGCGCCATCCTCGATGGCCTGCAGGTGGCGCACAACGGCAAGGTCCGCATCGGACCCGTGCACTTCGCCCAGGTCGTCACCCCCGTCTTCGATGCGCAGGGCACGCGCCTGGGCTTCGCGGTGGAATGGCACGACCGCACCCATGAGCTGCTGCTTGAGAACGCGGTGGCCGACATCGTCAGCGCCGCGGCCGCCGGCGATCTCGACCAGCGCCTGCGCCCTGCCGAAGGCGCCAGCTTCCTGGACGGGCTGACCGGTGGCATCAACCAGTTGCTGGAAACCGTCGGCAGCACGGTGGAAGAGGTGCGGCAGATGCTGGCGGCGCTGGCCCAGGGTGATCTGGACCGGCGCATGCAGGGCGACTACCAGGGCGCGTTTGCCGCCATCGCCCGTGACGCCAACGCAACCGCGCAGCAGCTTTCCTCCATGGTCGGCCACATCCAGCAGTGCGCCGCGGCCATCAGCAGCGCGGCCAGCGAGATTGCCGCCGGCAACGGCGCACTGTCCGAGCGCAGCGAGCGGCAGGCGGCGCATCTGCAGGAAACGGCGGCGTCCATGGAAGAACTCACCGCCACGGTGCGACAGAACGCCAGCCACGCGCGGCAGGCCAGCGAACTGGCCTCGTCCACCCAGGGCGTTGCCAGCGAAGGGGACCGCGCCATGCAACGCGTGGTCGACACGATGCAGGCGATCGAAGCGGCTTCGCGGCGGATCGGCGACATTACCGGGGTGATCGACGGCATTGCCTTCCAGACCAACATCCTGGCCTTGAACGCGGCCGTGGAGGCCGCACGCGCCGGCGAGCAGGGGCGTGGCTTCGCCGTTGTCGCCAGCGAGGTCCGCGTGCTGGCCCAGCGCTCGGCCTCGGCCGCCCACGAGATCAAGGCATTGATCGATGAAGCCGGCCGCGAGGTGGGCGAAGGCGCGCAACTGGTTGCCGACGCCGGGCGGCGCATGCAGGGCATTGTCAGTGGCGTGCAGGATGTCAGCCAGTTGATGCAGGAGATCTCCGGTGCATCGCAGGAGCAGTCCAGCGGCATCGAGCAGATCAACCAGACGGTGGTGCAGATGGACCAGGCCACGCAGCAGAACGCCGCGCTGGTGGAAGAGGCTACGGCGGCGGCCCGGGAACTGCAGGCCCAGGCCGGCGCGTTGAGCGCCGCCGTGGCGGTGTTCCACCGCGATCGCGAACCGGCGTTGATTGACTGA
- a CDS encoding benzoate/H(+) symporter BenE family transporter encodes MDTEHTAPAASPHSPWWRDLSFPAVVAGFITVLVGFASSAVIVFQAAQAVGADQAQIASWMWALGLGMGVTCIGLSLRYRVPVVTAWSTPGAAMLVVGAGGASLSEATGAFLLAAVLGMVAGFSGVFARLMQRVPMALAAGMLAGVLLRFGLDVFVAMNTQVVLSLAMFATWLAGRRLFPRYAVIATLLVGIALAASRGLLHAQAVHLQLATPQWVTPSLSWSAVAGIALPLFMVTMASQNIPGVAVMRASGYQAPVSPLIGWIGVVNTLLAPFGAYALNLAAITAAICMGRDAHENPARRYTAAMAAGAFYIVIGLFGATVAALFAAFPRELVACVAGIALFGTIGNSLASALAVERDREAALVTFLVTASGVTLAGIGSAFWGLVAGALCLLVLRPRRTP; translated from the coding sequence ATGGATACCGAACACACCGCACCGGCTGCATCGCCGCACTCGCCCTGGTGGCGCGATCTCTCCTTCCCTGCCGTGGTGGCAGGCTTCATTACGGTGCTGGTGGGATTTGCCAGCTCTGCGGTGATCGTGTTCCAGGCCGCGCAGGCGGTCGGTGCCGACCAGGCGCAGATCGCCTCGTGGATGTGGGCACTGGGTCTGGGCATGGGCGTGACCTGCATCGGCCTGTCGCTGCGCTACCGGGTGCCCGTGGTGACCGCATGGTCGACCCCCGGTGCAGCGATGCTGGTGGTGGGTGCAGGTGGGGCTTCGCTCTCTGAAGCCACCGGCGCCTTCCTGCTGGCCGCCGTGCTGGGCATGGTGGCGGGCTTCTCCGGTGTGTTCGCCCGGTTGATGCAGCGGGTGCCGATGGCGCTGGCCGCCGGCATGCTGGCCGGCGTGCTGCTGCGCTTCGGGTTGGATGTGTTCGTGGCGATGAACACCCAGGTGGTGCTGTCCCTGGCCATGTTCGCCACATGGCTGGCCGGGCGCCGGCTGTTCCCGCGCTATGCAGTGATCGCCACGCTGCTGGTGGGCATCGCGCTGGCTGCCAGTCGTGGCCTGCTGCATGCGCAGGCGGTACACCTGCAGTTGGCCACCCCGCAGTGGGTCACGCCTTCCCTGTCCTGGTCGGCGGTGGCCGGCATCGCCCTGCCCCTGTTCATGGTCACCATGGCATCGCAGAACATTCCCGGGGTGGCGGTGATGCGCGCCTCGGGCTACCAGGCACCGGTGTCCCCGCTGATCGGCTGGATCGGGGTGGTCAACACGCTGCTGGCCCCCTTCGGTGCCTATGCACTGAACCTGGCTGCCATCACCGCGGCCATCTGCATGGGCCGCGATGCGCACGAGAACCCGGCCCGGCGCTATACCGCGGCCATGGCCGCCGGTGCGTTCTACATCGTCATCGGGCTGTTCGGCGCGACGGTGGCCGCCCTGTTTGCCGCCTTCCCGCGCGAGCTGGTGGCCTGCGTGGCCGGCATCGCCCTGTTCGGCACCATCGGCAACAGCCTGGCCAGTGCGCTGGCGGTGGAGCGCGACCGCGAAGCCGCGCTGGTCACCTTCCTGGTCACCGCCTCGGGCGTCACCCTGGCCGGCATTGGTTCGGCGTTCTGGGGGCTGGTGGCCGGTGCGCTGTGTCTGCTGGTGCTGCGGCCGCGCCGCACCCCTTGA
- a CDS encoding lytic murein transglycosylase: MTTLGLAAALATPAPLPAAPATDPAFAACMQQLQVSAGRQGIAADRFSALTAGLQPDPSVLPLLDAQPEFTTPIWDYLAALVDRQRVDDGRARLQQHRDLLQKISAQYGVDAATIVAVWGVESDYGRVFGKRPLLQSLATLSCAGRRQPFFRGELLALLKLIDQGDLQAQGLTGSWAGAFGHTQFMPSTYARIAVDGDGDGRRDLVGSIPDALASTANYLQRAGWRTGEPWGIEVRVPEGFKATQAGRTQRRPLADWRAAGVTALDGSALAPAGLPADARAALLLPAGVKGPALLVFRNYDAIYSYNAAESYALAIATLADRLRGGAGLVTAWPTDDPGLGRDERRQLQTLLLARGHDIGSADGMIGTASRRAIQSEQRRLGWATADGRAGQRILRALQAEPRTPTVPSRFSLPANYSAAQSPALRSRSSVQQIQGVSSGQFQGLDAWLVETPFATAAISVFGGQLLSFIPKGQTDVMWLSPQRAALPTPIRGGSPVCWPYFGRQGQGNDVPAHGFVRTLPWELQQARRLDDGSIELTLVPPALQDLGLRLSMSVRVGRELRQQLVTENTGSTPVSFTQALHNYFRVGDATRVEADGVDGADYQDKFENYAQTRRQQGPWSLRDPRDPGRSDRIYSPAGGRYVLRDPVLKRRIQLQTEGSRSLVAWNPGAEAAAKMADVGEGWREYVCLEAANAGPDVVTVAPKGRHVLVQTVSVSPL; this comes from the coding sequence ATGACCACGCTCGGCCTGGCCGCCGCCCTGGCCACACCTGCGCCGCTGCCCGCTGCGCCCGCCACCGATCCGGCGTTTGCCGCCTGCATGCAGCAGCTGCAGGTCAGCGCGGGCCGCCAGGGCATCGCCGCCGACCGCTTCAGCGCGCTCACCGCGGGCCTGCAGCCCGACCCCAGCGTGCTGCCACTGCTGGACGCGCAACCGGAATTCACCACGCCCATCTGGGATTACCTGGCGGCCCTGGTCGATCGCCAGCGGGTGGACGACGGCCGCGCGCGCCTGCAGCAGCACCGTGATCTGCTGCAGAAGATTTCGGCGCAGTACGGGGTGGATGCCGCCACGATCGTCGCGGTCTGGGGCGTGGAAAGTGACTACGGCCGCGTGTTCGGCAAGCGGCCCCTGCTGCAGTCGCTGGCCACGCTGTCCTGTGCGGGCCGCCGCCAGCCGTTCTTCCGTGGTGAACTGCTGGCGCTGCTCAAGCTGATCGACCAGGGCGATCTGCAGGCCCAGGGCCTGACCGGTTCATGGGCAGGCGCCTTCGGCCACACCCAGTTCATGCCCAGTACCTATGCGCGCATCGCCGTGGATGGCGATGGCGACGGTCGCCGCGATCTGGTCGGCAGTATCCCCGATGCGCTGGCGTCCACCGCAAACTATCTGCAGCGCGCAGGCTGGCGCACCGGCGAACCGTGGGGCATCGAGGTCCGCGTCCCCGAGGGCTTCAAGGCCACGCAGGCCGGTCGCACCCAGCGCCGGCCGCTGGCGGACTGGCGCGCGGCAGGCGTCACCGCACTGGATGGCAGCGCACTGGCCCCGGCAGGCCTGCCCGCCGATGCGCGTGCGGCCCTGCTGCTGCCAGCCGGGGTGAAAGGGCCGGCGCTGCTGGTGTTCCGCAACTACGATGCGATCTACAGCTACAACGCGGCCGAGAGCTACGCGCTGGCCATCGCCACCCTGGCCGATCGCCTGCGTGGCGGGGCCGGTCTGGTCACGGCTTGGCCCACCGATGATCCCGGCCTGGGCCGCGATGAACGTCGCCAGCTGCAGACCCTGTTGTTGGCACGCGGGCACGACATCGGCAGCGCCGATGGCATGATCGGTACCGCCAGCCGCCGCGCCATCCAGAGCGAACAGCGCCGGCTGGGCTGGGCCACCGCCGATGGCCGCGCCGGGCAACGTATCCTGCGTGCCCTGCAGGCCGAGCCGCGCACCCCCACGGTGCCCAGCCGCTTCAGTCTTCCCGCCAACTACAGCGCCGCGCAGTCGCCGGCCCTACGGAGTCGTTCCAGCGTGCAACAGATACAGGGTGTCAGCAGTGGCCAGTTCCAGGGACTCGATGCCTGGCTGGTGGAAACCCCCTTCGCGACGGCGGCCATCAGCGTGTTCGGTGGTCAGCTGCTGTCGTTCATACCGAAGGGCCAGACCGACGTGATGTGGCTGTCGCCGCAGCGTGCGGCGCTGCCCACGCCCATCCGTGGCGGCAGCCCGGTCTGCTGGCCGTACTTCGGGCGGCAAGGGCAGGGCAACGACGTGCCCGCGCATGGTTTCGTGCGCACCCTGCCATGGGAACTGCAGCAGGCGCGCCGGCTGGACGATGGCAGCATCGAACTGACCCTGGTGCCGCCGGCGCTGCAGGACCTGGGCCTGCGGCTGTCCATGAGCGTGCGGGTGGGGCGCGAGCTGCGCCAGCAACTGGTTACCGAGAACACCGGAAGCACGCCGGTCAGCTTCACCCAGGCACTGCACAACTACTTCCGCGTGGGCGATGCCACCCGCGTGGAGGCCGATGGCGTGGACGGCGCGGATTACCAGGACAAGTTCGAGAACTATGCCCAGACCCGCCGCCAGCAAGGGCCCTGGTCGCTGCGTGACCCGCGCGACCCCGGCCGTAGCGATCGCATCTACAGCCCGGCCGGCGGGCGTTACGTGCTGCGTGACCCGGTGCTGAAGCGCCGCATCCAGCTGCAGACCGAGGGCAGCCGCTCGCTGGTGGCGTGGAATCCCGGTGCCGAAGCGGCCGCGAAGATGGCCGACGTGGGAGAGGGCTGGCGCGAGTATGTGTGCCTGGAAGCGGCCAACGCCGGCCCCGACGTGGTGACCGTGGCGCCCAAGGGCCGCCACGTACTGGTGCAGACGGTGTCGGTGTCGCCGCTGTAA
- the egtD gene encoding L-histidine N(alpha)-methyltransferase, with the protein MSTVQDALQALTDLTPGRQQLLADAVAGLSRAQRQLPSKYFYDAHGSRLFERITHTPEYYPTRTELALLDQVLPDIARRVGPHAHVVELGSGSGRKTARLLDALHQPVAYTPIEISRAALLSSIELLAPALPHVEMLPVCADFTRPVQVPLPTCPAARRLVFFPGSTLGNFAGDDAIALLRAMRQTMGADGLALIGIDLHKDPALIEAAYNDADGITAAFTLNLLTRLNREVGSDFDLQGFRHQARYSTARLRIETDLVSQCEQDVHLDGRTFHFQAGEPIRVEYSHKYTDASFDHLLQQAGLEAVAHWNASDPAYGLRLLRASAQ; encoded by the coding sequence ATGAGTACCGTACAGGACGCGCTGCAGGCGCTGACCGATCTCACCCCCGGCCGCCAGCAGCTGCTTGCCGATGCCGTGGCCGGCCTCTCGCGGGCGCAGCGACAGCTGCCGTCCAAGTACTTCTACGATGCGCACGGCTCGCGTCTGTTCGAACGCATCACCCACACCCCCGAGTACTACCCCACGCGCACCGAACTGGCGCTGCTGGACCAGGTGCTGCCCGACATCGCGCGGCGGGTGGGCCCGCACGCGCACGTGGTCGAACTGGGCAGTGGCAGTGGCCGCAAGACCGCACGCCTGCTGGATGCACTGCACCAGCCGGTGGCCTATACCCCCATCGAGATCTCGCGCGCAGCCCTGCTGTCCAGCATCGAGCTGCTCGCCCCGGCATTGCCGCACGTGGAAATGTTGCCGGTCTGCGCCGATTTCACCCGCCCGGTGCAGGTGCCGCTGCCGACCTGCCCGGCGGCGCGGCGGCTGGTGTTCTTCCCCGGCTCGACCCTGGGCAACTTTGCCGGCGATGATGCGATCGCCCTGCTGCGTGCCATGCGCCAGACCATGGGCGCGGACGGCCTGGCACTGATCGGCATCGATCTGCACAAGGACCCGGCATTGATCGAAGCCGCCTACAACGACGCCGACGGCATCACCGCCGCCTTCACCCTGAACCTGCTGACCCGCCTGAACCGCGAAGTCGGCAGTGACTTCGATCTGCAGGGTTTCCGCCACCAGGCGCGCTACAGCACCGCCCGCCTGCGCATCGAGACCGATCTGGTCAGCCAGTGCGAGCAGGACGTGCATCTGGATGGCCGCACGTTCCACTTCCAGGCAGGTGAACCCATCCGGGTCGAGTACAGCCACAAGTACACCGATGCCAGTTTCGACCACCTGCTGCAGCAGGCCGGCCTGGAGGCCGTTGCCCACTGGAATGCATCCGACCCGGCGTACGGCCTGCGCCTGCTGCGCGCCAGCGCCCAGTGA